One genomic region from Phocoena sinus isolate mPhoSin1 chromosome 3, mPhoSin1.pri, whole genome shotgun sequence encodes:
- the S1PR5 gene encoding sphingosine 1-phosphate receptor 5, protein MEPGLLRPAPVSEVIVLHYNYTGKLRGARYQPGAGLRADAVVCLAVCAFIVLENLAVLIVLGRHPRFHAPMFLLLGSLTLSDLLAGAAYAANILLSGPLTLRLSPALWFAREGGVFVALAASVLSLLAIALERLLTMERRGPGPAPSARRGRTLALAAAAWGVSLLLGLLPALGWNCLGRLDACSTVLPLYAKAYVLFCVLAFVGILAAICALYARIYCQVRSKARRLGAHPGAGEGASTRARRTPRSLALLRTLSVVLLAFVACWGPLFLLLLLDVACPARACPVLLQADPFLGLAMANSLLNPIIYTFTNRDMRQALLRLLCCGRRCCSLGPGASQPSGSPPGASGGLQRWLPPGLDGSSSHSERSSPQRDGLDTSGSTGSPGALTAAWTLVPPPAAD, encoded by the coding sequence ATGGAGCCGGGGCTGCTGCGGCCAGCGCCAGTGAGCGAGGTCATCGTCCTGCATTACAACTACACCGGGAAGCTCCGCGGTGCGCGCTACCAGCCCGGCGCGGGGCTGCGCGCCGACGCCGTCGTGTGCCTGGCCGTGTGCGCGTTCATCGTACTCGAGAACTTGGCCGTGCTGATCGTGCTCGGACGCCACCCGCGCTTCCATGCGCCCATGTTCCTGCTCCTGGGTAGCCTCACGCTGTCCGACCTGCTGGCGGGCGCCGCCTATGCAGCCAACATCCTGTTGTCGGGGCCTCTCACGCTGCGCCTGTCGCCCGCGCTCTGGTTCGCTCGTGAGGGTGGCGTCTTCGTGGCGCTCGCCGCGTCCGTGCTGAGCCTCTTGGCCATCGCGCTCGAGCGCCTCCTCACCATGGAGCGCCGGGGACCCGGACCCGCTCCCTCAGCTCGTCGGGGGCGCACGCTGGCGCTGGCGGCCGCGGCCTGGGGCGTGTCGCTGCTCCTCGGGCTACTGCCCGCGCTCGGCTGGAATTGTCTCGGCCGTCTGGACGCCTGCTCCACGGTCCTGCCGCTCTACGCTAAGGCCTACGTGCTCTTCTGCGTGCTCGCCTTTGTTGGCATCCTGGCTGCCATCTGCGCACTCTACGCGCGGATCTACTGCCAAGTGCGCTCCAAAGCGCGGCGCCTGGGGGCCCACCCCGGGGCTGGCGAGGGCGCCTCGACCCGCGCACGCCGCACGCCGCGCTCGCTGGCTTTGTTGCGCACACTCAGCGTGGTGCTCCTGGCCTTCGTGGCTTGTTGGGGACCGCTCTTCCTGCTGCTCTTGCTGGACGTGGCGTGCCCGGCGCGCGCCTGCCCTGTGCTCCTGCAGGCGGACCCCTTCCTGGGCCTGGCCATGGCCAACTCGCTTCTGAACCCCATCATCTACACGTTCACCAACCGCGACATGCGCCAAGCGCTCCTGCGCCTTCTCTGCTGCGGCCGCCGCTGTTGCAGCCTAGGCCCGGGTGCCTCCCAGCCGTCGGGGAGCCCCCCTGGGGCTTCGGGCGGCCTGCAGCGCTGGCTGCCTCCTGGCCTGGATGGCAGCTCCAGCCACTCCGAGCGCTCGTCACCCCAGCGGGACGGGCTGGACACCAGCGGCTCGACAGGCAGCCCTGGCGCGCTCACAGCCGCCTGGACCCTGGTACCCCCTCCGGCCGCAGACTGA